A DNA window from Streptomyces sp. CA-278952 contains the following coding sequences:
- a CDS encoding acyl-CoA dehydrogenase family protein, translating to MRFLLDDEQREFARSLDAMLNAAGTPSVLRAWAAGDHAPGLALWGRLADAGVFALAVPQAYGGLGPLPVEVAVACVELGRHAVPGPVAETLAAGMLLGGAGGPAAEEWLPRIASGGAVVSLRLAGHGPYALDADAADAVFTVDGDELRLAPGPGEPSASADPARRLFRPEAGGEVAAAGPAVREAARAAGDLAAFATAALALGCGEELLRATVAYVKQRTQFGVPVGSFQAVKHRLADTLLGLEFARPLLYGAAVELAGGSAGAGAAVAAAKAAAGEAGYAAALTALQSHGAVGYTEELALAWWLRRARPLRDAWGTPSACRARVLAG from the coding sequence ATGCGTTTCCTCCTCGACGACGAGCAGCGGGAGTTCGCCCGGTCGCTGGACGCGATGCTCAACGCGGCCGGCACACCCTCGGTCCTGCGGGCGTGGGCCGCCGGGGACCACGCGCCGGGGCTGGCCCTGTGGGGGCGGCTCGCGGACGCGGGAGTGTTCGCGCTCGCGGTCCCCCAGGCGTACGGAGGCCTGGGGCCGCTCCCCGTGGAGGTGGCCGTGGCCTGCGTCGAGCTGGGGCGGCACGCGGTGCCCGGACCCGTGGCGGAGACCCTGGCGGCCGGGATGCTGCTGGGCGGGGCCGGCGGACCGGCGGCCGAGGAGTGGCTGCCCCGGATCGCCTCCGGCGGGGCGGTGGTCTCGCTGCGGCTGGCGGGGCACGGGCCGTACGCCCTGGACGCGGACGCGGCGGACGCGGTGTTCACGGTGGACGGCGACGAACTGCGGCTCGCGCCGGGACCCGGGGAGCCGTCGGCGTCGGCTGATCCGGCGCGGCGGCTGTTCCGGCCGGAGGCGGGCGGCGAGGTGGCGGCGGCCGGTCCCGCAGTGCGCGAGGCGGCGCGGGCGGCGGGCGATCTGGCGGCGTTCGCCACAGCGGCCCTGGCGCTGGGCTGCGGGGAGGAGCTGCTGCGGGCGACCGTGGCGTACGTGAAGCAGCGCACCCAGTTCGGGGTGCCCGTCGGGTCCTTCCAGGCGGTCAAGCACCGGCTCGCGGACACCCTCCTCGGCCTGGAGTTCGCGCGCCCGCTGCTGTACGGGGCGGCAGTGGAGTTGGCCGGCGGATCGGCCGGGGCGGGAGCGGCGGTCGCGGCGGCGAAGGCGGCGGCGGGCGAGGCGGGGTACGCGGCGGCCCTCACCGCGCTCCAGTCGCACGGCGCGGTCGGCTACACCGAGGAGCTGGCCCTCGCGTGGTGGCTGCGCCGGGCCCGGCCGCTGCGGGACGCCTGGGGGACGCCGTCCGCCTGCCGGGCCCGGGTGCTGGCGGGCTGA
- a CDS encoding SDR family oxidoreductase, producing the protein MDTPPYLPGHGLLAGRAAVVTAAAGAGIGGATARRFLEEGARVVIGDAHARRLKESARALADEFGTDRVTHLTCDVTDEDQVEALFSHAERAHGGLDIVVNNAGLGGTAELTEMTDDQWTRILDVTLNGTFRCTRAALRSLKAAGTGGVLVNNASVVGWRAQRGQAHYAAAKAGVMALTRCAAVEAADYGVRVNAVAPSLAMHPHLAKVTSAELLAELTGKEAFGRYAEPWEVANVIVFLASGYSSYMTGEVVPVSSQHA; encoded by the coding sequence ATGGACACACCGCCGTACCTGCCGGGACACGGACTGCTGGCCGGCCGCGCCGCCGTCGTCACCGCCGCCGCCGGAGCCGGGATCGGCGGTGCCACTGCCCGCCGCTTCCTGGAGGAGGGCGCCCGCGTCGTGATCGGCGACGCCCACGCCCGCCGGCTGAAGGAGAGCGCGCGCGCCCTCGCCGACGAGTTCGGCACCGACCGCGTCACCCACCTGACCTGCGACGTCACCGACGAGGACCAGGTCGAAGCCCTCTTCTCCCACGCCGAACGCGCCCACGGCGGCCTCGACATCGTCGTCAACAACGCCGGCCTCGGCGGCACCGCCGAACTCACCGAGATGACCGACGACCAGTGGACGAGGATCCTCGACGTCACCCTGAACGGCACGTTCCGCTGCACCCGCGCCGCCCTGCGCTCCCTCAAGGCCGCCGGCACCGGCGGAGTCCTCGTCAACAACGCCTCCGTCGTCGGCTGGCGCGCCCAGCGCGGCCAGGCCCACTACGCCGCCGCCAAGGCGGGCGTCATGGCCCTCACCCGCTGCGCCGCCGTCGAGGCCGCCGACTACGGCGTACGCGTCAACGCCGTCGCCCCCAGCCTCGCCATGCACCCCCACCTGGCCAAGGTCACCTCCGCCGAGCTCCTCGCCGAACTCACCGGGAAGGAGGCCTTCGGCCGGTACGCCGAACCCTGGGAGGTCGCCAACGTGATCGTCTTCCTCGCCAGCGGCTACTCCTCGTACATGACCGGCGAGGTCGTCCCCGTCAGCAGCCAGCATGCGTGA
- a CDS encoding CoA-transferase subunit beta, with amino-acid sequence MKASATGGITRAEYCVIACAEAWRGDGEILASPMGAVPSAGARLARLTFAPELLLTDGEATLVGPDGVAEGWLPYRRHLALVTGGRRHVMMGASQIDRFGNQNISCIGDWEQPSRQLLGVRGAPVNTLNNPVSYWIPRHSPRVFVGRVDMICGVGHDSARAAGPSATRFHRIPRVVSDLGVFDFATPDRSMRLASVHPGVTVDQVREATGFALTVPDDVPYTRAPSPTELSLIREVVDPARTRDREVRS; translated from the coding sequence ATGAAAGCGTCCGCGACCGGAGGCATCACCCGTGCCGAGTACTGCGTGATCGCGTGCGCCGAGGCGTGGCGGGGCGACGGCGAGATCCTGGCCAGCCCGATGGGTGCCGTGCCGTCGGCCGGCGCGCGGCTGGCCCGGCTGACCTTCGCCCCCGAGCTGCTGCTCACGGACGGCGAGGCGACGCTCGTCGGCCCGGACGGTGTGGCGGAGGGCTGGCTGCCCTACCGAAGGCATCTGGCGCTGGTGACCGGCGGGCGGCGGCACGTGATGATGGGCGCGAGCCAGATCGACCGCTTCGGCAACCAGAACATCTCCTGCATCGGCGACTGGGAACAGCCCTCGCGGCAGCTGCTGGGTGTACGCGGAGCTCCGGTCAACACCCTGAACAACCCGGTGAGTTACTGGATCCCCCGGCACTCCCCCCGGGTCTTCGTCGGGCGCGTCGACATGATCTGCGGGGTCGGCCACGACAGCGCGAGGGCGGCGGGCCCCTCCGCCACCCGCTTCCACCGCATCCCCCGGGTCGTCAGCGATCTCGGGGTCTTCGACTTCGCGACGCCCGACCGTTCGATGCGCCTCGCCTCGGTCCACCCCGGCGTCACGGTGGACCAGGTCCGGGAAGCGACGGGTTTCGCGCTCACGGTCCCGGACGACGTCCCGTACACCCGCGCCCCCTCCCCGACCGAGCTCTCGCTGATCCGCGAGGTCGTCGACCCGGCCCGCACCCGGGACCGGGAGGTCCGTTCCTGA
- a CDS encoding pyridoxamine 5'-phosphate oxidase family protein, with the protein MASMTSSSPSHAPVSWDGFAAAEPEFADTVRARFRLYKHHVLATLRKDGSPRVTGLEADFRFGELLLGMMPNSRKALDLRRDPRFALQANPGPDAELNDGDVRVSGRAVEITDPQVIARFIEEVTPPEPFHLFRAELTEVVRIGLDGEALVIRSWRPGQPLRTVRRTGDDTPPADDS; encoded by the coding sequence ATGGCATCCATGACGTCTTCATCGCCTTCGCACGCGCCTGTCTCCTGGGACGGCTTCGCCGCCGCCGAGCCCGAGTTCGCCGACACCGTGCGAGCCCGCTTCCGGCTCTACAAGCACCACGTCCTGGCCACCCTGCGGAAGGACGGCTCACCCCGGGTCACCGGTCTGGAGGCCGACTTCCGCTTCGGTGAGCTGCTGCTCGGCATGATGCCGAACTCCCGCAAGGCCCTGGACCTGCGGCGCGATCCGCGCTTCGCGCTCCAGGCCAACCCCGGGCCCGACGCCGAGCTGAACGACGGGGACGTCCGTGTCAGCGGCCGGGCCGTGGAGATCACCGACCCGCAGGTGATCGCCCGCTTCATCGAGGAGGTGACCCCGCCGGAGCCCTTCCACCTCTTCCGGGCGGAGCTGACCGAGGTGGTCCGCATCGGGCTCGACGGCGAGGCGCTGGTCATCCGGTCCTGGCGTCCCGGGCAGCCACTGCGCACCGTGCGCCGCACCGGCGACGACACCCCGCCGGCCGACGACTCCTGA
- a CDS encoding acetyl-CoA C-acetyltransferase: MAEAYIVEAVRTPVGRRGGGLGAVHPADLGAHVLKELIARSGVDPAAVEDVVLGCLDTVGPQAGDIARTAWLAAGLPEEVPGVTIDRQCGSSQQALHFAAQGVLSGTQDLVVAGGTQNMTQIPIAFASRQAAEPLGLTQGPYAGSEGWRARYGDAPVNQFHGAQLIAEKWGISRRDMEEFALTSHHRALRAIDEGRFARETVAYGDVTTDEGPRRDTTLEKMAGLRPVVEGGTITAACSSQVSDGAAALLIASERAVADHGLTPRARVHHLSVRGEDPIRMLSAPIPATAYALKKTGLTLDAIDLVEINEAFAPVVLAWLKETGADPERVNVNGGAIALGHPLGATGARLMTTLLHELERTGGRYGLQTMCEGGGQANVTIVERL; this comes from the coding sequence ATGGCCGAGGCCTACATCGTCGAAGCGGTACGCACCCCCGTCGGGCGGCGCGGGGGCGGCCTCGGGGCCGTCCACCCCGCCGACCTCGGCGCGCACGTGCTGAAAGAGCTGATCGCCCGCTCCGGAGTCGACCCGGCGGCCGTCGAGGACGTCGTCCTCGGCTGCCTCGACACCGTCGGACCCCAGGCCGGCGACATCGCCCGTACGGCATGGCTCGCCGCCGGACTGCCCGAGGAGGTCCCCGGCGTCACCATCGACCGGCAGTGCGGCTCCTCCCAGCAGGCCCTCCACTTCGCGGCCCAGGGCGTCCTCTCCGGCACCCAGGACCTCGTCGTCGCGGGCGGCACCCAGAACATGACCCAGATCCCGATCGCCTTCGCCTCCCGGCAGGCCGCCGAACCCCTCGGCCTCACCCAGGGGCCGTACGCCGGCAGCGAGGGCTGGCGCGCCCGCTACGGCGACGCCCCCGTCAACCAGTTCCACGGCGCCCAGCTGATCGCCGAGAAGTGGGGCATCAGCCGCCGGGACATGGAGGAGTTCGCCCTCACCTCCCATCACCGGGCACTCCGCGCCATCGACGAGGGCCGCTTCGCCCGCGAGACCGTCGCGTACGGGGACGTCACCACGGACGAAGGACCGCGCCGCGACACCACCCTGGAGAAAATGGCCGGTCTGCGACCCGTCGTGGAGGGCGGCACCATCACCGCGGCCTGCTCCTCCCAGGTTTCCGACGGGGCCGCCGCCCTGCTCATCGCCTCGGAGCGGGCCGTCGCCGACCACGGGCTCACCCCGCGGGCCCGGGTCCACCACCTGTCCGTACGGGGCGAGGACCCGATCCGGATGCTCTCGGCCCCGATCCCGGCCACCGCGTACGCCCTGAAGAAGACCGGCCTCACCCTCGACGCCATCGACCTCGTCGAGATCAACGAGGCGTTCGCCCCGGTCGTCCTCGCCTGGCTGAAAGAGACCGGTGCCGACCCCGAACGGGTCAACGTCAACGGCGGAGCCATCGCGCTCGGCCACCCGCTCGGCGCGACCGGGGCCCGGTTGATGACGACCCTGCTCCACGAACTGGAACGCACCGGCGGCCGCTACGGACTCCAGACGATGTGCGAGGGCGGCGGACAGGCCAACGTCACCATCGTCGAGCGGCTCTGA
- a CDS encoding DEAD/DEAH box helicase, with translation MTSSERQDRTPRSRPARGRGRGQGAGTQAPANGRGGAPRSKAQGSSKPPARRRATPPQGEFALPETVTPALPAVDAFADLDMPAGLLKTLTAQGVTEPFPIQGATLPNSLAGRDILGRGRTGSGKTLAFGLALLARTAGRRSEPRAPLAMVLVPTRELAQQVTDALTPYATAVNLRMATVVGGMSITKQSATLRRGAEVLVATPGRLKDLIERGDCRLDEVSITVLDEADQMADMGFMPQVVALLKQVEADGQRMLFSATLDKNIDRLVKMFLTDPVVHSVDPSAGAVTTMEHHVLHVLDETDKKAVATKIAAREGRVIMFVDTKRAADRFAKRLLASGVRAAALHGGRSQPQRNRTLDQFKNGEVTALVATNVAARGIHVDDLDLVVNVDPPTDHKDYLHRGGRTARAGESGSVVTLVLPEEKREMTRLMQDAGIAPRTTRVTSSDAELGRITGAREPSGVAIVIEVPQPTPPKQRTRSGGAAGGTGGGAVRSGSRGRGRRGTGTGAGAGGAGGGAARSGGAARAGGGAARSGGAGRSGAPARGRRAA, from the coding sequence ATGACCAGCTCCGAACGCCAGGACCGCACCCCCCGCTCGCGACCGGCCCGTGGCCGAGGCCGCGGCCAGGGCGCAGGCACCCAGGCTCCCGCGAACGGCCGGGGCGGCGCACCCCGCTCCAAGGCCCAGGGCAGCTCCAAGCCCCCGGCCCGCCGTCGCGCCACCCCGCCGCAGGGCGAGTTCGCCCTGCCGGAGACCGTGACCCCCGCACTGCCCGCCGTCGACGCCTTCGCCGACCTGGACATGCCCGCCGGGCTGCTGAAGACCCTCACCGCCCAGGGCGTCACCGAGCCGTTCCCGATCCAGGGCGCGACCCTGCCGAACTCGCTGGCCGGCCGCGACATCCTCGGCCGCGGGCGCACCGGCTCCGGCAAGACGCTCGCCTTCGGCCTGGCGCTGCTGGCCCGTACCGCCGGGCGCCGCAGTGAGCCGCGCGCACCGCTCGCCATGGTCCTCGTGCCCACGCGTGAGCTCGCCCAGCAGGTCACCGACGCGCTGACCCCGTACGCGACCGCCGTGAACCTGCGGATGGCCACGGTCGTCGGCGGCATGTCGATCACCAAGCAGTCCGCCACCCTGCGGCGCGGCGCCGAAGTGCTCGTCGCCACCCCGGGCCGGCTCAAGGACCTCATCGAGCGCGGCGACTGCCGCCTGGACGAGGTCTCCATCACCGTCCTCGACGAGGCCGACCAGATGGCCGACATGGGCTTCATGCCGCAGGTCGTCGCCCTGCTCAAGCAGGTCGAGGCGGACGGGCAGCGGATGCTGTTCTCCGCGACCCTCGACAAGAACATCGACCGGCTCGTGAAGATGTTCCTCACCGACCCGGTCGTGCACTCCGTCGACCCGTCCGCCGGCGCGGTCACCACGATGGAGCACCACGTGCTCCACGTCCTGGACGAGACCGACAAGAAGGCCGTCGCCACGAAGATCGCCGCCCGCGAGGGCCGGGTGATCATGTTCGTCGACACCAAGCGCGCCGCCGACCGCTTCGCCAAGCGGCTGCTCGCCAGCGGTGTACGGGCGGCCGCCCTGCACGGCGGACGTTCGCAGCCGCAGCGCAACCGGACGCTCGACCAGTTCAAGAACGGGGAGGTCACCGCGCTCGTCGCGACGAACGTCGCGGCCCGCGGCATCCACGTCGACGACCTCGACCTGGTCGTCAACGTGGACCCGCCGACCGACCACAAGGACTACCTCCACCGCGGCGGCCGCACGGCGCGCGCCGGGGAGTCCGGCAGCGTCGTCACGCTGGTGCTGCCCGAGGAGAAGCGCGAGATGACCCGGCTGATGCAGGACGCCGGCATCGCGCCGCGCACCACGCGGGTCACCTCCAGCGACGCGGAACTGGGCCGGATCACGGGGGCCCGCGAGCCCTCGGGCGTCGCGATCGTCATCGAGGTGCCGCAGCCGACTCCGCCGAAGCAGCGGACCCGGTCGGGCGGCGCGGCGGGCGGCACCGGCGGGGGCGCGGTGCGGTCCGGCAGCCGGGGACGCGGACGGCGAGGCACCGGTACGGGTGCCGGGGCCGGCGGTGCCGGTGGCGGCGCGGCACGCTCCGGAGGGGCTGCGCGCGCCGGTGGCGGTGCGGCGCGCTCCGGTGGCGCAGGCCGCTCCGGCGCGCCCGCGCGGGGGCGTCGGGCCGCGTAG
- a CDS encoding NAD(P)H-dependent flavin oxidoreductase: protein MRTALTDLVGVRHPIVQTGMGWVAGPRLVTATARAGALGILASATMSPDHLRAAVREVKSRTDAPFGVNLRADAGDARERVRIMVEEGVRVASFALAPSRELIAELRDAGVVVVPSVGARRHAEKVAAWGADAVIVQGGEGGGHTGEVATTVLLPQVVDAVDIPVVAAGGFHDGRGLVAALAYGAAGVAMGTRFLLTSDSTVPNAVKARYLAATAKDITLTRAVDGLPHRMLRTEMVAELESAGRLRSLYRALRRASGFRRISGLSWPGMVRDGLAMRHGKELTWSQVLLAANAPMLLRAAMVDGRTDLGIMASGQVAALIEDLPSVAELVDRVMAEAETARALLVDLPRPRGPEPEPLSSPSGV from the coding sequence ATGCGCACCGCCCTGACCGACCTCGTCGGTGTCCGGCACCCGATCGTGCAGACCGGAATGGGCTGGGTGGCGGGCCCCCGCCTGGTCACCGCGACCGCGCGGGCCGGGGCGCTCGGCATCCTCGCGTCGGCGACCATGTCACCGGACCACCTGCGTGCGGCCGTACGGGAGGTGAAGTCCCGGACCGACGCGCCGTTCGGGGTGAATCTGCGGGCGGACGCGGGGGACGCCCGGGAGCGGGTCCGGATCATGGTCGAGGAGGGCGTGCGGGTGGCGTCGTTCGCGCTCGCCCCGTCGAGGGAGCTGATCGCGGAGCTCAGGGACGCGGGCGTGGTCGTCGTCCCGTCGGTGGGGGCCCGGCGGCACGCGGAGAAGGTCGCGGCGTGGGGCGCGGACGCGGTGATCGTGCAGGGCGGCGAGGGCGGCGGCCACACCGGCGAGGTCGCCACCACGGTGCTGCTGCCGCAGGTCGTCGACGCGGTGGACATCCCGGTGGTCGCGGCGGGCGGCTTCCACGACGGCCGGGGCCTGGTGGCGGCGCTGGCGTACGGGGCGGCGGGCGTCGCGATGGGCACCCGGTTCCTGCTGACCTCGGACTCGACGGTCCCGAACGCGGTGAAGGCCCGCTATCTGGCGGCGACCGCCAAGGACATCACCCTGACGAGGGCGGTGGACGGCCTCCCGCACCGGATGCTCCGTACGGAGATGGTGGCGGAGTTGGAGAGTGCGGGCCGGCTGCGCTCCCTGTACCGGGCGCTGCGCCGGGCGTCCGGCTTCCGCCGGATCTCCGGCCTGAGCTGGCCGGGCATGGTCCGCGACGGCCTGGCGATGCGGCACGGCAAGGAGCTGACCTGGAGCCAGGTGCTGCTGGCGGCGAACGCCCCGATGCTGCTGAGGGCGGCGATGGTCGACGGCCGCACGGACCTCGGCATCATGGCCTCGGGCCAGGTCGCGGCGCTGATCGAGGACCTGCCGAGCGTGGCGGAGCTGGTGGACCGGGTCATGGCCGAGGCGGAGACGGCTCGCGCACTTCTGGTCGACCTGCCCCGGCCACGTGGGCCCGAGCCCGAGCCCCTATCCAGCCCGTCCGGCGTTTGA
- a CDS encoding cold-shock protein: MATGTVKWFNSEKGFGFIEQDGGGADVFAHYSNIATQGFRELQEGQKVSFDVTQGQKGPQAENIVPA; this comes from the coding sequence ATGGCTACTGGAACCGTGAAGTGGTTCAACTCGGAAAAGGGCTTCGGCTTCATCGAGCAGGACGGCGGCGGCGCCGACGTCTTCGCCCACTACTCCAACATCGCCACCCAGGGCTTCCGTGAGCTCCAGGAGGGCCAGAAGGTCTCCTTCGACGTCACGCAGGGCCAGAAGGGCCCGCAGGCGGAGAACATCGTCCCGGCCTAA
- a CDS encoding TetR/AcrR family transcriptional regulator, with protein MPTKKKPQVTPTPERRRELLATAAEVFAAQGYNATTVRRIADEAGMLAGSLYYHFDSKESMIDEILSTFLDELWRGYDTVLEAGLGPRETIEALVTESFREIDRHRPAVAIYQKESKHLATQPRFAYLVDSQTKFEKAWLGTLERGVAEGAFRDDLDIRLTYRFVRDTVWVAASWYRPGGHHSPEEIARQYLSMVLDGIALRT; from the coding sequence GTGCCTACCAAGAAGAAGCCCCAGGTGACCCCCACGCCGGAGCGACGCCGTGAACTGCTCGCCACCGCCGCCGAGGTCTTCGCCGCGCAGGGATACAACGCGACCACCGTCCGCCGGATCGCGGACGAGGCAGGGATGCTCGCGGGCAGCCTCTACTACCACTTCGATTCCAAGGAATCGATGATCGACGAGATCCTCTCCACCTTCCTCGACGAGCTCTGGCGGGGCTACGACACGGTCCTGGAGGCCGGCCTCGGCCCCCGCGAGACCATCGAGGCCCTGGTCACCGAGTCCTTCCGGGAGATCGACCGGCACCGCCCCGCCGTCGCGATCTACCAGAAGGAGTCCAAGCACCTCGCCACCCAGCCGCGCTTCGCCTACCTCGTCGACTCGCAGACGAAGTTCGAGAAGGCCTGGCTCGGCACCCTGGAACGCGGCGTCGCCGAAGGCGCCTTCCGCGACGACCTCGACATCCGCCTCACCTACCGCTTCGTCCGCGACACCGTCTGGGTCGCGGCCTCCTGGTACCGGCCCGGCGGACACCACAGCCCCGAGGAGATCGCCCGTCAGTACCTCTCGATGGTGCTCGACGGAATCGCCCTGCGTACGTAA
- a CDS encoding enoyl-CoA hydratase family protein, with amino-acid sequence MSVSTARPSDGVRVVTVDRPPVNALPVQGWYDLADAVRAAGRDPGVRCVVLAAAGRGFNAGADIKELQRDTGHEALIGANRGCAEAFAAVYTCEVPVVAAVQGFCLGGGVGLVGNADAIVASEDAVFGLPELDRGALGAATHLARLVPQHLMRTLYYTSRTVTAAELLAHGSVWRVVPAHELTNAALELATEIAAKDGHLLRLAKAALNGIDPVDVQRSYRFEQGFTFEANLAGTAARVRDTFGKEA; translated from the coding sequence ATGAGTGTCTCCACCGCCCGCCCCTCGGACGGCGTCCGCGTCGTCACCGTGGACCGTCCCCCCGTCAACGCGCTTCCCGTGCAGGGCTGGTACGACCTGGCGGACGCCGTCCGGGCGGCGGGCCGCGACCCCGGGGTCCGCTGCGTCGTCCTGGCCGCCGCCGGGCGCGGCTTCAACGCGGGCGCCGACATCAAGGAATTGCAGCGCGATACGGGGCACGAGGCCCTGATCGGCGCCAACCGTGGCTGCGCCGAGGCGTTCGCGGCGGTGTACACGTGCGAGGTCCCGGTCGTCGCGGCGGTGCAGGGGTTCTGCCTGGGCGGCGGGGTCGGACTCGTCGGGAACGCCGACGCGATCGTCGCGAGCGAGGACGCGGTCTTCGGCCTTCCGGAGCTGGACCGGGGCGCACTCGGCGCCGCGACCCACCTGGCCCGGCTGGTACCACAGCACCTGATGCGCACGCTGTACTACACCTCCCGCACCGTCACCGCGGCCGAGCTGCTCGCCCACGGTTCCGTCTGGCGGGTGGTCCCGGCCCATGAGCTGACCAATGCAGCATTGGAGTTGGCGACCGAGATCGCCGCCAAGGACGGCCATCTGCTGCGGCTCGCGAAAGCCGCACTGAACGGCATCGACCCCGTCGACGTACAGCGCAGCTACCGCTTCGAGCAGGGGTTCACCTTTGAGGCGAACCTCGCCGGGACCGCCGCCCGGGTCCGCGACACCTTCGGCAAGGAGGCCTGA
- a CDS encoding acyl-CoA dehydrogenase family protein, which yields MDLAQTARTAALRAEARAWLRDHVPARPLPSLETGEGFAAHRGWEALLATGRWSAVSWPEEYGGRGADLFGWLAFEEEYWAAGAPGRVSQNGISLLAPTLLAHGTAEQRARVLPPMASGEVIWAQAWSEPEAGSDLAALRSRAVRTDGGWLLSGLKTWSSRAAFADRAFGIFRTDPGAARPHQGLTYLMFGLRDPGVTVRPIGRLDGKPAFAEVFLDEVFVPDADVIGEPGQGWRIAMSATGDERGLTLRSPGRFLAAADRLRALWREAGDPADTALRDRVADAVIGARAYQLFTAASAARFTAGTSLGPESSLNKVFWSTYDIALHETALDLLGPDAELADTAWAEGYVFALAGPVYAGTNEIQRDIIAERLLGLPKGRR from the coding sequence ATGGATCTGGCGCAGACGGCACGGACAGCAGCCCTGCGGGCCGAGGCCCGGGCCTGGCTCCGGGACCACGTACCGGCCCGGCCGCTGCCCTCCCTGGAGACCGGGGAGGGGTTCGCCGCGCACCGGGGGTGGGAGGCGCTGCTGGCCACCGGCCGGTGGTCGGCGGTCTCCTGGCCGGAGGAGTACGGGGGGCGGGGCGCGGATCTCTTCGGCTGGCTGGCGTTCGAGGAGGAGTACTGGGCGGCGGGCGCGCCGGGCCGGGTCTCGCAGAACGGGATCAGCCTCCTCGCCCCGACCCTCCTCGCCCACGGCACGGCGGAGCAGCGGGCCCGCGTGCTGCCCCCGATGGCGAGCGGCGAGGTCATCTGGGCGCAGGCCTGGTCGGAGCCGGAGGCCGGGTCGGACCTGGCGGCGCTACGGTCGCGGGCGGTGCGCACGGACGGCGGCTGGCTGCTGTCGGGGCTGAAGACCTGGTCCTCGCGGGCGGCGTTCGCGGACCGGGCCTTCGGCATCTTCCGTACGGACCCGGGGGCCGCGAGACCGCACCAGGGCCTCACGTATCTGATGTTCGGGCTGCGGGACCCCGGGGTCACGGTCCGCCCCATCGGGCGGCTGGACGGGAAGCCCGCGTTCGCCGAGGTCTTCCTCGACGAGGTCTTCGTACCGGACGCGGACGTCATCGGGGAGCCGGGGCAGGGCTGGCGCATCGCCATGTCGGCCACCGGCGACGAGCGCGGCCTCACCCTCCGCTCCCCCGGCCGCTTCCTGGCCGCCGCCGACCGGTTGCGGGCCTTGTGGCGGGAGGCGGGCGACCCGGCGGACACGGCGCTGCGGGACCGGGTGGCGGACGCGGTGATCGGGGCGCGGGCGTATCAGCTGTTCACCGCCGCCTCCGCGGCCCGGTTCACGGCGGGGACGTCGCTGGGACCCGAGTCCAGTCTGAACAAGGTGTTCTGGTCGACGTACGACATCGCGCTGCACGAGACGGCGCTCGATCTGCTGGGCCCTGACGCGGAGCTGGCGGACACGGCGTGGGCGGAGGGGTACGTCTTCGCGCTCGCGGGCCCCGTGTACGCCGGGACCAACGAGATCCAGCGGGACATCATCGCCGAGCGGCTGCTCGGCCTGCCGAAGGGACGGCGCTGA
- a CDS encoding CoA transferase subunit A, whose amino-acid sequence MTAPPHPRDKTMTPEEVVDRLSSGMTIGIGGWGSRRKPMALVRALLRSPVTDLTVISYGGPDVGLLAAAGRIARLVTAFVTLDSIPLEPHYRAARQRGAFALTEIDEAMFMWGLHAAANRLPFLPVRAGIGSDVMRVNPELRTVTSPYEDGEEFVAAPALRMDAALVHLNRADRLGNGQYLGPDPYFDDLFCEAADAAYVSCERIVRTPELTGNATAPQTLLVQRHAVTGVVETPGGAHFTSCVPDHPRDEPFQKAYAAAAADPAAWAEFAARFLPPDGDEQGYQQAVRTWHQEQK is encoded by the coding sequence GTGACCGCTCCCCCTCATCCACGCGACAAGACAATGACACCCGAGGAGGTCGTCGACCGGCTGAGCAGCGGCATGACCATCGGGATAGGCGGCTGGGGGTCGCGCCGCAAGCCGATGGCCCTGGTCAGGGCGCTGCTCCGGTCGCCCGTCACCGATCTTACGGTGATCTCCTACGGCGGCCCGGACGTGGGGCTGCTGGCCGCGGCGGGCCGGATCGCCCGTCTGGTCACGGCGTTCGTGACGCTCGACTCCATCCCGCTGGAGCCGCACTACCGGGCGGCCCGGCAGCGCGGGGCGTTCGCGCTGACGGAGATCGACGAGGCGATGTTCATGTGGGGGCTGCACGCGGCGGCGAACCGGCTGCCGTTCCTGCCGGTTCGCGCGGGCATCGGCTCGGATGTGATGCGGGTCAACCCTGAGCTGCGCACGGTGACTTCACCGTACGAGGACGGCGAGGAGTTCGTGGCGGCGCCGGCCCTGCGGATGGACGCGGCGCTGGTCCACCTCAACCGGGCGGACCGGCTCGGCAACGGCCAGTACCTGGGCCCCGACCCGTACTTCGACGACCTCTTCTGCGAAGCGGCGGACGCGGCGTACGTCTCCTGCGAACGCATCGTGCGGACGCCGGAGTTGACCGGGAACGCCACCGCCCCGCAGACCCTCCTCGTTCAACGGCATGCGGTCACCGGTGTGGTGGAGACTCCGGGCGGGGCGCACTTCACGTCCTGCGTACCCGACCACCCGCGTGACGAGCCGTTCCAGAAGGCGTACGCGGCCGCGGCGGCGGACCCGGCGGCCTGGGCGGAGTTCGCAGCCCGCTTCCTGCCGCCGGACGGCGACGAGCAGGGCTACCAGCAGGCGGTCCGCACCTGGCACCAGGAGCAGAAATGA